The Sebastes umbrosus isolate fSebUmb1 chromosome 19, fSebUmb1.pri, whole genome shotgun sequence genome has a segment encoding these proteins:
- the il6st gene encoding interleukin-6 receptor subunit beta isoform X1, which yields MVSGRALQLLLAACLASALTVPARGAWESDNHLVIAPQSPVLEIGTNFSATCMIINTAEVTADDLYWNLSKTTIPKEQYTKINGSALNVTFLVTGENSEWLFCLCKKVSPHLALNKGRFIHGIFLTKRYRPGKPENLSCEAVQVPGSDYISTTFSCKWDPVGRQTKEDPTTYTLHVEVLPATSPYNVPTPNNSADVTFLDTFPHHMNLVIWVEARNKLGTIQSEHLNEDASWFVKTNPPSNVKVISEKIFPTSLLINWTLPIPEVYVKLTYQIRYCPNGSQSWIYVPLADTRGQIQSFRLQKLQPDTVYVTQVRCKHHKEGHGHWSDWSNNATKRTPEDRPTGKPDLWRTAAEGDSINDRRVQIISKDPVPANGRILWFDVKIQGLKENVKNGSLEPKRFNRSDSSDRGSITVLKQIQLADKKSVKVVVTAVNSVGKSTEASLVVSQREHEFPPVEGLKVWPHGGQLWLQWKRSNSSAPSEYVVEWVSGGQTDWQRENASIGRTAIKGNLEKFVCYNVSVYPIYSGRIGKPARTEAYLEQAAPLEVPSIRLNGKPGRSEAKLEWEEIPQISLRGFITNYTIFYKCGTETHEITVPGNAMSYTLKSLTGNTKYDTWIRASTVRGSTNSSSHSFTTLKYAPGEMESIVIGVSLCFLFIVFMTMLLCVYKKNVIKENFWPQIPNPGESTIGTWSPDYPLKAETPKENCLSGISVLDVDVCDGKCVFEEDKTSLPLKKDKYLSEEHSSGIGGSSCMSSPRQSVSDSDEGGDMADTTASTVQYSSVVASNGYKGQTPNSQPQQAIFSRSESTQPLLDSEENPDMMLQEGSRQSQRFPRQPCFTAGKGDGTNTADIHQLEMEQQEVLEPLNFCPLEEDSEQMTPTDGQSAASGSSYKPQLGGYRPQ from the exons ATGGTGTCTGGAAGAgctctccagctgctgctggcAGCCTGCCTCGCCTCAGCTCTAACGGTCCCTGCTAGAGGAG CTTGGGAAAGTGACAACCATTTGGTGATAGCCCCACAGTCTCCAGTGCTAGAGATTGGGACTAACTTCTCGGCGACATGCATGATCATCAACACAGCTGAAGTTACAGCAGATGACCTCTACTGGAATCTGTCTAAGACGACCATACCCAAAGAACAGTACACCAAGATCAACGGATCAGCTCTCAATGTCACTTTCCTCGTCACCGGTGAAAATTCTGAATGGTTATTTTGCCTCTGCAAGAAAGTGTCGCCCCACCTCGCCCTGAACAAAGGCAGATTTATTCATGGGATCTTCCTTACCAAGCGCT ATCGTCCGGGGAAGCCTGAGAATCTGTCCTGTGAGGCAGTTCAGGTTCCAGGTTCAGATTACATCTCTACCACCTTCAGCTGTAAGTGGGATCCAGTAGGACGTCAAACCAAAGAAGACCCTACAACATACACACTGCACGTTGAGGTCCTCCCGGC GACCTCGCCTTATAATGTGCCAACACCTAACAACAGCGCCGACGTGACGTTCCTGGATACTTTCCCCCATCATATGAACCTGGTGATCTGGGTGGAGGCACGCAATAAACTGGGAACAATACAGTCTGAGCATCTGAATGAAGATGCCAGCTGGTTTG TGAAAACAAACCCTCCATCAAATGTcaaagtcatttcagagaagaTTTTTCCCACATCCCTCCTGATAAACTGGACTCTCCCTATTCCCGAAGTATATGTGAAATTAACATATCAAATAAGATACTGCCCAAATGGATCTCAAAGTTGGATTTAT GTACCTCTTGCGGACACTCGTGGACAAATACAATCCTTCAGACTCCAGAAACTTCAGCCAGACACAGTATATGTCACTCAGGTTCGCTGCAAACACCATAAGGAGGGCCACGGTCACTGGAGCGACTGGAGTAACAACGCTACCAAGAGAACACCAGAGGACC GACCAACAGGTAAACCGGATTTATGGAGAACCGCTGCTGAGGGTGACAGCATAAATGACCGACGGGTGCAGATTATTAGTAAG GATCCTGTGCCTGCCAACGGGAGGATATTATGGTTCGACGTAAAGATTCAAGGCCTGAAGGAGAATGTGAAGAATGGAAGTTTGGAGCCGAAGAGATTCAACAGGTCAGACAGCTCAGACAGAGGCTCCATCACTGTCCTTAAACAGATTCAGCTGGCTGACAAGAAGTCTGTTAAAGTGGTCGTCACCGCTGTCAATTCTGTGGGGAAATCTACCGAGGCGTCGTTGGTCGTCTCACAAAGAGAACATG agTTTCCCCCAGTTGAAGGGCTGAAGGTGTGGCCCCATGGAGGCCAGCTGTGGCTGCAATGGAAACGCTCCAACAGTTCGGCTCCGTCGGAGTACGTGGTGGAGTGGGTTAGTGGCGGTCAGACAGACTGGCAGAGGGAAAACGCAAGCATCGGACGCACTGCTATTAAAG GCAACCTGGAGAAGTTTGTTTGCTACAACGTGTCCGTGTATCCGATATACTCTGGACGGATCGGGAAGCCAGCAAGGACAGAAGCCTACCTTGAGCAAGCAG CTCCGTTGGAAGTCCCCTCCATCAGACTGAATGGTAAACCAGGACGTAGCGAGGCGAAGCTGGAGTGGGAGGAGATTCCCCAAATCAGTCTGCGAGGCTTCATCACAAACTACACTATCTTCTACAAATGTGGAACTGAAACACACG AAATAACCGTGCCAGGTAACGCCATGTCATACACTCTGAAGTCACTGACAGGCAACACCAAGTATGACACCTGGATCAGGGCTTCAACCGTCCGAGGCTCAACCAACAGCAGCAGTCACTCCTTCACCACTCTGAAATATG CGCCAGGAGAGATGGAAAGCATTGTGATCGGAGTGAGCCTCTGCTTTCTGTTCATTGTTTTCATGACCATGCTGCTCTGCGTCTACAAGAAAAATGT GATCAAGGAGAATTTTTGGCCTCAGATCCCCAACCCCGGAGAGAGCACCATTGGAACCTGGTCTCCTGATTATCCTTTGAAA GCAGAGACACCAAAGGAGAACTGTCTGTCTGGCATCAGCGTGCTCGATGTGGATGTGTGCGACGGCAAATGTGTGTTTGAGGAGGACAAGACCAGTCTGCCTCTGAAGAAGGACAAGTATCTGTCCGAGGAGCACAGCAGCGGCATCGGCGGCTCCTCCTGCATGTCTTCACCTCGCCAGAGCGTGTCCGACAGCGACGAGGGCGGCGACATGGCCGACACCACGGCCAGCACCGTTCAGTACTCCTCGGTGGTGGCCTCCAACGGCTACAAGGGTCAGACCCCCAACTCCCAACCCCAGCAGGCTATTTTTTCGCGGTCCGAGTCCACGCAGCCCCTGCTAGACTCTGAGGAGAACCCAGACATGATGCTGCAGGAGGGCAGCAGACAGTCCCAGCGTTTCCCCCGACAGCCGTGCTTCACAGCAGGGAAGGGAGACGGCACCAACACCGCTGACATCCACCAGCTGGAGATGGAGCAGCAGGAGGTGCTGGAGCCTCTGAACTTCTGTCCCCTGGAGGAGGACTCTGAGCAGATGACGCCTACAGACGGCCAGTCGGCAGCGTCGGGCTCCAGCTACAAGCCTCAGCTGGGTGGCTACAGGCCACAGTGA
- the il6st gene encoding interleukin-6 receptor subunit beta isoform X2 produces the protein MVSGRALQLLLAACLASALTVPARGDRPGKPENLSCEAVQVPGSDYISTTFSCKWDPVGRQTKEDPTTYTLHVEVLPATSPYNVPTPNNSADVTFLDTFPHHMNLVIWVEARNKLGTIQSEHLNEDASWFVKTNPPSNVKVISEKIFPTSLLINWTLPIPEVYVKLTYQIRYCPNGSQSWIYVPLADTRGQIQSFRLQKLQPDTVYVTQVRCKHHKEGHGHWSDWSNNATKRTPEDRPTGKPDLWRTAAEGDSINDRRVQIISKDPVPANGRILWFDVKIQGLKENVKNGSLEPKRFNRSDSSDRGSITVLKQIQLADKKSVKVVVTAVNSVGKSTEASLVVSQREHEFPPVEGLKVWPHGGQLWLQWKRSNSSAPSEYVVEWVSGGQTDWQRENASIGRTAIKGNLEKFVCYNVSVYPIYSGRIGKPARTEAYLEQAAPLEVPSIRLNGKPGRSEAKLEWEEIPQISLRGFITNYTIFYKCGTETHEITVPGNAMSYTLKSLTGNTKYDTWIRASTVRGSTNSSSHSFTTLKYAPGEMESIVIGVSLCFLFIVFMTMLLCVYKKNVIKENFWPQIPNPGESTIGTWSPDYPLKAETPKENCLSGISVLDVDVCDGKCVFEEDKTSLPLKKDKYLSEEHSSGIGGSSCMSSPRQSVSDSDEGGDMADTTASTVQYSSVVASNGYKGQTPNSQPQQAIFSRSESTQPLLDSEENPDMMLQEGSRQSQRFPRQPCFTAGKGDGTNTADIHQLEMEQQEVLEPLNFCPLEEDSEQMTPTDGQSAASGSSYKPQLGGYRPQ, from the exons ATGGTGTCTGGAAGAgctctccagctgctgctggcAGCCTGCCTCGCCTCAGCTCTAACGGTCCCTGCTAGAGGAG ATCGTCCGGGGAAGCCTGAGAATCTGTCCTGTGAGGCAGTTCAGGTTCCAGGTTCAGATTACATCTCTACCACCTTCAGCTGTAAGTGGGATCCAGTAGGACGTCAAACCAAAGAAGACCCTACAACATACACACTGCACGTTGAGGTCCTCCCGGC GACCTCGCCTTATAATGTGCCAACACCTAACAACAGCGCCGACGTGACGTTCCTGGATACTTTCCCCCATCATATGAACCTGGTGATCTGGGTGGAGGCACGCAATAAACTGGGAACAATACAGTCTGAGCATCTGAATGAAGATGCCAGCTGGTTTG TGAAAACAAACCCTCCATCAAATGTcaaagtcatttcagagaagaTTTTTCCCACATCCCTCCTGATAAACTGGACTCTCCCTATTCCCGAAGTATATGTGAAATTAACATATCAAATAAGATACTGCCCAAATGGATCTCAAAGTTGGATTTAT GTACCTCTTGCGGACACTCGTGGACAAATACAATCCTTCAGACTCCAGAAACTTCAGCCAGACACAGTATATGTCACTCAGGTTCGCTGCAAACACCATAAGGAGGGCCACGGTCACTGGAGCGACTGGAGTAACAACGCTACCAAGAGAACACCAGAGGACC GACCAACAGGTAAACCGGATTTATGGAGAACCGCTGCTGAGGGTGACAGCATAAATGACCGACGGGTGCAGATTATTAGTAAG GATCCTGTGCCTGCCAACGGGAGGATATTATGGTTCGACGTAAAGATTCAAGGCCTGAAGGAGAATGTGAAGAATGGAAGTTTGGAGCCGAAGAGATTCAACAGGTCAGACAGCTCAGACAGAGGCTCCATCACTGTCCTTAAACAGATTCAGCTGGCTGACAAGAAGTCTGTTAAAGTGGTCGTCACCGCTGTCAATTCTGTGGGGAAATCTACCGAGGCGTCGTTGGTCGTCTCACAAAGAGAACATG agTTTCCCCCAGTTGAAGGGCTGAAGGTGTGGCCCCATGGAGGCCAGCTGTGGCTGCAATGGAAACGCTCCAACAGTTCGGCTCCGTCGGAGTACGTGGTGGAGTGGGTTAGTGGCGGTCAGACAGACTGGCAGAGGGAAAACGCAAGCATCGGACGCACTGCTATTAAAG GCAACCTGGAGAAGTTTGTTTGCTACAACGTGTCCGTGTATCCGATATACTCTGGACGGATCGGGAAGCCAGCAAGGACAGAAGCCTACCTTGAGCAAGCAG CTCCGTTGGAAGTCCCCTCCATCAGACTGAATGGTAAACCAGGACGTAGCGAGGCGAAGCTGGAGTGGGAGGAGATTCCCCAAATCAGTCTGCGAGGCTTCATCACAAACTACACTATCTTCTACAAATGTGGAACTGAAACACACG AAATAACCGTGCCAGGTAACGCCATGTCATACACTCTGAAGTCACTGACAGGCAACACCAAGTATGACACCTGGATCAGGGCTTCAACCGTCCGAGGCTCAACCAACAGCAGCAGTCACTCCTTCACCACTCTGAAATATG CGCCAGGAGAGATGGAAAGCATTGTGATCGGAGTGAGCCTCTGCTTTCTGTTCATTGTTTTCATGACCATGCTGCTCTGCGTCTACAAGAAAAATGT GATCAAGGAGAATTTTTGGCCTCAGATCCCCAACCCCGGAGAGAGCACCATTGGAACCTGGTCTCCTGATTATCCTTTGAAA GCAGAGACACCAAAGGAGAACTGTCTGTCTGGCATCAGCGTGCTCGATGTGGATGTGTGCGACGGCAAATGTGTGTTTGAGGAGGACAAGACCAGTCTGCCTCTGAAGAAGGACAAGTATCTGTCCGAGGAGCACAGCAGCGGCATCGGCGGCTCCTCCTGCATGTCTTCACCTCGCCAGAGCGTGTCCGACAGCGACGAGGGCGGCGACATGGCCGACACCACGGCCAGCACCGTTCAGTACTCCTCGGTGGTGGCCTCCAACGGCTACAAGGGTCAGACCCCCAACTCCCAACCCCAGCAGGCTATTTTTTCGCGGTCCGAGTCCACGCAGCCCCTGCTAGACTCTGAGGAGAACCCAGACATGATGCTGCAGGAGGGCAGCAGACAGTCCCAGCGTTTCCCCCGACAGCCGTGCTTCACAGCAGGGAAGGGAGACGGCACCAACACCGCTGACATCCACCAGCTGGAGATGGAGCAGCAGGAGGTGCTGGAGCCTCTGAACTTCTGTCCCCTGGAGGAGGACTCTGAGCAGATGACGCCTACAGACGGCCAGTCGGCAGCGTCGGGCTCCAGCTACAAGCCTCAGCTGGGTGGCTACAGGCCACAGTGA